One Gordonia sp. SID5947 genomic region harbors:
- a CDS encoding histone H1-like repetitive region-containing protein, which translates to MPENPMSTVIEQVAALLTDLRERSEAAGDEAQRRLGDAQSKAQARVDETRDSALALFEEARTKLSSLPVELPTEIEDLRARFTPEELRKVAEAYLAVAAGLLTALSERGEEVVERLKAQPLVEENLPKLEKVYNDAVGLTEDALGSVSGQTRAVGERAAALAGLTGGKADEVVLEPSRKSAAAKKAPPKKVAAKTTPAKKTAAKKAPAKKAAAEKAPAKKAAGTKAPAKKAPVKKAPAKKAAPAKATPAATKNAAARKGPAKKALAEKAPAKKTAAKKA; encoded by the coding sequence ATGCCGGAGAACCCGATGAGCACCGTGATCGAGCAGGTGGCAGCCCTGCTGACCGACCTCCGTGAGCGCAGCGAGGCTGCCGGCGACGAGGCCCAGAGACGACTCGGCGACGCGCAGAGCAAGGCGCAGGCCCGGGTCGACGAGACGCGGGATTCGGCTCTGGCGCTGTTCGAGGAGGCACGGACGAAACTGTCCTCGCTCCCGGTCGAATTGCCCACCGAGATCGAGGACCTCCGCGCCCGGTTCACCCCGGAGGAACTCCGCAAGGTGGCCGAGGCCTACCTCGCTGTGGCGGCCGGCCTGCTCACCGCACTGTCCGAGCGTGGTGAAGAAGTGGTCGAGCGGCTCAAGGCGCAGCCGCTCGTCGAAGAGAACCTGCCCAAGTTGGAGAAGGTGTACAACGACGCCGTCGGTCTGACCGAGGATGCGCTCGGCAGCGTCTCGGGTCAGACCCGAGCTGTCGGTGAGCGCGCCGCCGCACTTGCGGGGTTGACCGGCGGGAAGGCGGACGAGGTGGTCCTCGAGCCGTCGAGGAAGTCCGCGGCAGCCAAGAAGGCGCCGCCCAAGAAGGTGGCAGCCAAGACGACGCCTGCGAAGAAGACGGCAGCCAAAAAAGCGCCTGCGAAGAAGGCCGCGGCCGAGAAAGCGCCTGCGAAAAAGGCCGCGGGCACGAAGGCCCCCGCGAAAAAGGCCCCCGTCAAGAAGGCTCCCGCCAAGAAGGCGGCTCCTGCCAAAGCAACCCCGGCGGCCACCAAGAACGCCGCGGCAAGAAAAGGCCCGGCCAAGAAGGCTCTTGCCGAGAAGGCCCCGGCCAAGAAGACCGCCGCGAAGAAGGCGTGA
- a CDS encoding helix-turn-helix transcriptional regulator → MRPHENDLPEPAEGGEPPADDDSSAGPVEAVEAVATAAQDAVATAAQDIGGFIRAQRVAAEVSLRQLAERAGVSNPYLSQIERGLRKPSADVLAQIAKGLRVSAEVLYVRAGILEERPAGPVRDALLADDSISERQKQMLLEIYESFRRENTDVKE, encoded by the coding sequence ATGAGACCGCACGAGAACGACCTGCCCGAGCCGGCCGAGGGTGGGGAACCACCGGCCGACGACGACAGTTCGGCCGGGCCGGTCGAAGCGGTCGAGGCGGTGGCCACCGCCGCACAGGATGCGGTGGCGACGGCAGCACAGGACATCGGCGGCTTCATCCGGGCGCAGCGCGTCGCGGCCGAGGTGTCGCTGCGGCAACTGGCCGAGCGCGCGGGCGTGAGCAATCCGTATCTGAGTCAGATCGAGCGGGGACTCCGCAAGCCGTCGGCCGACGTCCTCGCCCAGATCGCCAAGGGCCTGCGAGTGTCCGCCGAGGTCCTCTACGTGCGCGCAGGGATCCTCGAGGAGCGGCCGGCGGGGCCGGTGCGCGACGCGCTGCTCGCCGACGACTCGATCAGCGAACGCCAGAAGCAGATGTTGCTCGAGATCTACGAGTCGTTCCGACGAGAGAACACCGACGTCAAGGAGTGA
- a CDS encoding DUF445 family protein: protein MASTVISGVSGEPGRPPEVEPPQTSLGFGADSAGDAGRRRDLRKMKVVATGFLVFAAAVYLFARYLEHRDGADVAAWVGYVRAASEAGMVGALADWFAVTALFKHPLGLPIPHTALIRKKKDDIGDQLGGFIEENFMTPDVIEHRATSLELPRRLSSWLADPANAPRVSDEAARMISLAAEMLRDEDIEQLIEHAITWAGEPEWAQPLGRILEQLIAEDRLEPVFQLACDRAHEWALGSQDLIDRVVDQDVGPSWKPKFVNAMLGDKIYRELVDFTYKVRTEPDHQLRRSMHQFVEQFADDLQHDPEMIARFESIKHELIGRDEVSDAASTAWKTGKAVIEQMLTDPNSTLRNSLSDAAIQLAVRIRDDRPLQEKMNGWVARAARHVAVNYSQEIISVITETVRGWDADETSRKIELQVGRDLQFIRINGTVVGALAGLAIYTVSVLIFG, encoded by the coding sequence ATGGCATCAACAGTCATTTCGGGCGTATCCGGTGAACCCGGGCGGCCGCCCGAGGTCGAGCCGCCGCAGACCTCTCTCGGTTTCGGCGCCGATTCGGCCGGCGATGCCGGACGCCGTCGCGACCTTCGCAAGATGAAGGTCGTCGCGACGGGCTTCCTCGTCTTCGCGGCCGCCGTCTATCTGTTCGCTCGCTACCTCGAACACCGGGACGGCGCCGACGTCGCGGCCTGGGTCGGCTACGTGCGCGCGGCGTCGGAGGCCGGCATGGTCGGCGCACTCGCCGACTGGTTCGCCGTCACCGCGCTGTTCAAGCATCCGCTGGGCCTGCCGATCCCACACACCGCGCTGATCCGGAAGAAAAAGGACGACATCGGCGATCAGCTCGGCGGATTCATCGAAGAGAACTTCATGACCCCCGACGTCATCGAGCACCGTGCGACCAGTCTGGAGTTGCCGCGGCGCCTGTCGAGCTGGCTCGCGGATCCGGCCAACGCGCCCCGGGTGTCGGACGAGGCCGCGCGGATGATCTCGCTTGCCGCGGAGATGCTGCGCGACGAGGACATCGAGCAGCTCATCGAGCACGCGATCACGTGGGCGGGAGAACCGGAATGGGCACAGCCGCTCGGCCGGATCCTCGAGCAGCTCATCGCCGAGGATCGGCTCGAGCCGGTGTTCCAGCTGGCGTGTGACCGCGCCCATGAGTGGGCGCTGGGCAGCCAGGATCTGATCGACCGCGTCGTCGACCAGGATGTCGGGCCGTCCTGGAAACCGAAGTTCGTCAACGCCATGCTCGGCGACAAGATCTACCGCGAGCTCGTCGACTTCACCTACAAGGTGCGCACCGAGCCGGACCACCAGCTGCGCCGTTCGATGCATCAGTTCGTCGAACAGTTCGCCGACGACCTGCAACACGATCCAGAGATGATCGCCCGGTTCGAATCCATCAAGCACGAGCTGATCGGACGCGACGAGGTCTCCGATGCGGCGTCGACCGCCTGGAAGACGGGCAAGGCGGTGATCGAGCAGATGCTGACCGACCCGAACAGCACACTGCGGAACTCGTTGTCGGACGCGGCGATCCAGCTGGCCGTTCGCATCCGCGACGACCGGCCGTTGCAGGAGAAGATGAACGGTTGGGTGGCGCGGGCGGCCCGGCACGTGGCGGTCAACTACTCGCAGGAGATCATCTCGGTGATCACCGAGACCGTGCGCGGCTGGGACGCCGACGAGACCAGCCGCAAGATCGAACTACAGGTCGGTCGCGACCTCCAGTTCATCCGGATCAACGGCACTGTCGTCGGCGCGCTCGCCGGTCTCGCGATCTACACCGTCTCGGTACTGATCTTCGGGTAG
- a CDS encoding TetR/AcrR family transcriptional regulator has protein sequence MANRPSPAAAARAAVAAATNVTRGLEHALISTVTEGVAKPDGRRQRWEKHKAARRTELTDGTIDAVRTLGAEVGMDEIAAHIGVSKTVLYRYFTDKSDLGVATAVRFFETMLLPRLTEAITDDVDEYTLTRTAIGVYVNAVADEPNLYKFALTSPPSSAATADSEKLVAQLMTAALMLRMTERDADTSGAEVWSNALVGAIQRAVDWWMTERSIPVGDLIDYLTMLSWSSIVGIAAVNGSREAFVAAPPPLPEPPVSPAIDNGIEDK, from the coding sequence ATGGCCAATCGCCCCAGTCCAGCCGCGGCCGCCCGTGCCGCAGTGGCCGCCGCCACGAATGTGACCCGGGGCCTCGAGCACGCACTGATCAGCACCGTCACCGAGGGCGTGGCCAAGCCCGACGGCCGCAGGCAACGCTGGGAGAAGCACAAGGCGGCACGACGCACCGAACTGACCGACGGCACCATCGACGCGGTACGCACGCTCGGCGCCGAGGTCGGGATGGACGAGATCGCCGCGCACATCGGTGTCTCCAAAACCGTTCTCTACCGGTACTTCACCGACAAGAGTGATCTCGGCGTGGCCACCGCGGTGCGTTTCTTCGAGACGATGTTGCTGCCGCGCCTGACCGAGGCGATCACCGACGACGTCGACGAGTACACGCTCACCCGGACCGCCATCGGCGTCTACGTGAACGCAGTCGCCGACGAACCGAATCTCTACAAGTTCGCATTGACGAGCCCGCCGTCGTCGGCGGCCACCGCCGACTCGGAGAAGCTCGTCGCGCAGCTGATGACCGCCGCCCTCATGTTGCGGATGACCGAGCGCGATGCCGACACCTCGGGCGCCGAGGTGTGGTCCAACGCCCTGGTGGGTGCGATCCAGCGGGCGGTCGACTGGTGGATGACCGAACGCTCCATCCCGGTCGGCGACCTGATCGACTACCTGACGATGCTGTCGTGGAGTTCCATCGTCGGCATCGCCGCGGTCAACGGATCTCGGGAAGCCTTCGTCGCGGCGCCACCGCCCCTTCCGGAGCCGCCTGTCTCCCCTGCCATCGACAACGGAATCGAGGACAAATGA
- a CDS encoding SDR family NAD(P)-dependent oxidoreductase: MSRTALVTGGSRGVGQGVASALVAAGWTVYVTSRHGTGPDGTIALTCDHTDDEAVAGVFADIERDTEGLDLLVNNAWAAPRGFGGFSDRFWERPVDDWDTLIDVGLRAHYVASVHAARMMVARGSGLIASISSFGSRGHLHSVLYGMSKSALDKMSFDMGHELSGTGVTAVSLWLGLIRTELLLSLGVDEFAGFSLRRAEDPEFVGRVIDALASDPGLPDRNGQTLVTAELGARYGLTNNDGTPPDSHRAAFGGGPLFPPTAEPAESVG; this comes from the coding sequence ATGAGCCGAACCGCACTGGTCACCGGAGGCAGCCGCGGGGTCGGACAGGGTGTGGCCTCGGCGCTGGTGGCGGCAGGCTGGACCGTGTACGTGACGTCGCGGCACGGGACCGGACCGGACGGGACCATCGCGTTGACCTGCGACCACACCGACGACGAAGCGGTCGCCGGAGTCTTCGCCGACATCGAGCGCGACACCGAAGGACTCGACCTGCTCGTCAACAACGCCTGGGCCGCCCCGCGCGGTTTCGGCGGATTCTCCGACCGGTTCTGGGAACGTCCCGTCGACGACTGGGACACCCTGATCGACGTCGGACTCCGCGCGCACTACGTCGCGTCCGTCCATGCGGCCCGGATGATGGTGGCGCGGGGCAGCGGACTGATCGCCTCCATCTCGTCCTTCGGTTCGCGCGGGCACCTGCATTCGGTGCTGTACGGGATGAGCAAGTCGGCCCTCGACAAGATGTCTTTCGACATGGGCCACGAACTCTCAGGGACCGGCGTCACCGCGGTGTCCCTGTGGCTCGGTCTGATCAGAACCGAACTCCTGCTCTCCCTCGGGGTGGACGAGTTCGCCGGGTTCTCGTTGCGGCGCGCCGAGGATCCGGAGTTCGTGGGGCGTGTGATCGACGCTCTGGCAAGTGATCCCGGCCTGCCCGACCGCAACGGGCAGACATTGGTGACCGCCGAACTCGGCGCCCGATACGGCCTGACCAACAACGACGGCACACCACCCGACTCGCATCGGGCCGCATTCGGCGGCGGCCCCCTTTTCCCGCCGACCGCCGAACCGGCCGAGTCTGTCGGCTGA